The DNA window GATGCCGCAGACCCGCGAGCACATCCTGCTTGCCCGTCAGGTCGGCGTGCCGGCGCTCGTCGTATTCCTGAACAAGTGCGACATGGTCGACGATCCGGAACTGCTCGAGCTGGTTGAGCTCGAAGTTCGCGAACTGCTTTCGAAGTACGACTTCCCGGGTGACAAGATTCCGATCGTCAAGGGTTCGGCGCTTGCCGCCCTTGAAGACAAGGACAAGAAGCTCGGTCACGACGCGATCCTCGAGCTGATGAAGAATGTCGACGAATACATTCCGCAGCCGGAGCGCCCGATCGACCAGCCGTTCCTGATGCCGGTGGAAGACGTGTTCTCGATCTCGGGCCGCGGTACGGTCGTCACCGGTCGTGTCGAGCGCGGCATCATCAAGGTCGGCGAGGAAATCGAGATCGTCGGTCTGCGCGATACGCAGAAGACCATCGTCACCGGCGTTGAAATGTTCCGCAAGCTGCTCGATCAGGGCCAGGCCGGCGACAACATCGGCGCACTGCTGCGCGGCACCAAGCGCGAGGAAGTCGAGCGCGGTCAGGTTCTGTGCAAGCCGGGTTCGGTCAAGCCGCACACCAAGTTCAAGGCTGAGGCCTACATCCTGACCAAGGAAGAGGGCGGTCGTCACACCCCGTTCTTTACCAACTACCGGCCGCAGTTTTACTTCCGCACCACCGACGTGACCGGTGTCGTGCATCTGCCCGAAGGCACCGAAATGGTGATGCCGGGTGACAACATCGCGATGGAAGTGCACCTGATCGTGCCGATCGCGATGGAAGAAAAGCTGCGCTTCGCGATCCGCGAAGGTGGCCGCACCGTGGGCGCCGGCGTCGTCGCCGCCATCATTGAATAAGCGAATAGGGAATGGCGAGTAGCGAGTGGATCAAATCCATTCGCTGTTCGCTACCCACTGCTCGCGACACGCGACGAAGAAAGAGACACGGCAATGAACGGCCAGAATATTCGCATCCGTCTCAAGGCGTTCGACCATCGAATCCTCGATACGTCGACCCGTGAGATCGTGAACACGGCGAAACGGACCGGTGCTCAGGTTCGCGGACCCATTCCGCTGCCGACCCGCATCGAGAAGTTCACCGTCAACCGTTCACCGCACGTTGACAAAAAGAGCCGCGAGCAATTCGAGATGCGCACGCACAAGCGTCTTCTCGACATTGTCGATCCGACCCCGCAGACCGTCGATGCCCTCATGAAGCTCGATCTCGCTGCCGGCGTCGACGTCGAAATCAAGCTCTGAGCCCCCGAAAGTGGGCACCGGTTTTCGGACCGGATCATGCCCACGAAGAAGATTAGCTAGTCCCTCGGGACAGAAAGAACAGGAAGCACGCCGATGCGCTCCGGAGTGATCGCACAAAAGGTCGGGATGACGCGGGTCTTTACGGAGACTGGCGAACATATCCCTGTGACCGTGCTGAAGCTGGGCAATTGCCAGGTGTTAGGTCACCGCACGACCGAGAAGAACGGCTACGTCGCCCTTCAGCTCGGCTCGGGCTCCCGCAAGTCGGTCTATATGCCGAAGGCAGAACGCGGCCAGTTCGCGGTCTCCAAGGTCGAGCCCAAGCGCAAGGTCACGGAATTTCGCGTGTCGCAGGACGCGCTGATCCCGGTCGGCGCCGAGATTCAGGCCGACCATTTCGTCGTCGGGCAATTCGTCGATGTCACCGGCACCTCCGAGGGTAAGGGATTTGCCGGCGGCATGAAGCGCTGGAATTTCGGCGGTCTTCGCGCCACCCACGGTGTGTCGGTCTCGCATCGGTCGATCGGTTCGACCGGCGGCCGTCAGGATCCCGGCAAGACCTTCAAGAACAAGAAGATGCCTGGCCATATGGGTGTCGATCGCATCACCACGCTCAATCTGCGCGTGGTTCAGACCGACGTCGAGCGCGGCCTGATCTTGGTCGAAGGCGCCGTTCCCGGCTCCAAGGGCGGATGGATCTCGGTGCGTGACGCCGTGAAGAAGCCGTTGCCGAAGGAAGCTCCCAAGCCCGGCAAGTTCAAGGTCGCTGGCGGCAGCGAGCAGGCGGCTGAAGCGCCGGCCGAGCAGGAGGGCGCGTGAGATGGAACTGAAAGTCACGACCCTTGAAGGCAAGGAAGCCGGTTCGGTCCAGCTCTCGGACGAGATTTTTGGTCTCGAGCCGCGCAAGGACATCATCCAGCGCTGTGTGCAGTGGCAGCTCAACAAGCGCCAGTCCGGCACCCACAAAACGCAAGGTCGCGCCGATGTGTGGCGCACCGGCAAGAAGATGTACAAGCAGAAGGGCACCGGCGGTGCGCGTCACGGCTCGGCTCGTGTGCCGCAGTTCCGTGGCGGCGGTCGCGCCTTCGGTCCGGTGGTTCGTTCCCATGCCACCGATTTGCCGAAGAAGGTGCGGGCGCTTGCGCTCAAGCATGCGCTGTCGGCGAAGGCCAAGGACGGCGGCTTGATCGTGATCGACAACGCCCAGATCAAGGACGCCAAGACCAAGTCTCTGGTCGGGCATTTCTCCGGTCTCGGCCTGACCAACGCGCTGATCATCGACGGTGCCGAGTTGCATAACGGTTTTGCGATTGCTGCCCGTAACATTCCGAACATCGACGTGCTGCCGATCCAGGGCATCAACGTCTATGACATTCTGCGTCGTCAGAAGCTGGTGCTGACCAAGGCGGCGCTTGATGCGTTGGAGGCGCGATTCAAATGAAGAATATCGATCCGCGCTTTTACGACATCATCGTTTCCCCGGTTGTGACCGAAAAGGCGACGCTGGCCTCCGAGCATAACAAGGTTCTGTTCAAGGTCGCGAGCAAGGCGACCAAGCCGCAGATCAAGGAAGCTGTCGAAAAGCTGTTCGACGTCAAGGTCAAGAGCGTGAACACGCTGGTGCGCAAGGGCAAGACCAAGGTGTTCCGCGGCCAGTTCGGTTCTCAGTCGGATGTGAAGCGTGCGATCGTGACCCTCGAAGAGGGCCACCGCATCGACGTCACCACCGGACTATAAGGCGATACGACGATGGCATTGAAAACATTCAACCCCACGACACCAGGCCAGCGCCAGCTGGTGATGGTCGATCGTTCGGCGCTCTACAAGGGCAAGCCGGTCAAGGCATTGACCGAAGGCAAGCTCGGCACCGGCGGCCGCAACAATACCGGCCGCATCACCGTCCGCTTCCGCGGCGGCGGCCACAAGAAGACTTACCGGACGGTCGACTTCAAGCGCG is part of the Bradyrhizobium canariense genome and encodes:
- the tuf gene encoding elongation factor Tu; the protein is MAKAKFERNKPHCNIGTIGHVDHGKTSLTAAITKVLAETGGATFTAYDQIDKAPEEKARGITISTAHVEYETANRHYAHVDCPGHADYVKNMITGAAQMDGAILVVSAADGPMPQTREHILLARQVGVPALVVFLNKCDMVDDPELLELVELEVRELLSKYDFPGDKIPIVKGSALAALEDKDKKLGHDAILELMKNVDEYIPQPERPIDQPFLMPVEDVFSISGRGTVVTGRVERGIIKVGEEIEIVGLRDTQKTIVTGVEMFRKLLDQGQAGDNIGALLRGTKREEVERGQVLCKPGSVKPHTKFKAEAYILTKEEGGRHTPFFTNYRPQFYFRTTDVTGVVHLPEGTEMVMPGDNIAMEVHLIVPIAMEEKLRFAIREGGRTVGAGVVAAIIE
- the rpsJ gene encoding 30S ribosomal protein S10, giving the protein MNGQNIRIRLKAFDHRILDTSTREIVNTAKRTGAQVRGPIPLPTRIEKFTVNRSPHVDKKSREQFEMRTHKRLLDIVDPTPQTVDALMKLDLAAGVDVEIKL
- the rplD gene encoding 50S ribosomal protein L4, coding for MELKVTTLEGKEAGSVQLSDEIFGLEPRKDIIQRCVQWQLNKRQSGTHKTQGRADVWRTGKKMYKQKGTGGARHGSARVPQFRGGGRAFGPVVRSHATDLPKKVRALALKHALSAKAKDGGLIVIDNAQIKDAKTKSLVGHFSGLGLTNALIIDGAELHNGFAIAARNIPNIDVLPIQGINVYDILRRQKLVLTKAALDALEARFK
- a CDS encoding 50S ribosomal protein L23, with amino-acid sequence MKNIDPRFYDIIVSPVVTEKATLASEHNKVLFKVASKATKPQIKEAVEKLFDVKVKSVNTLVRKGKTKVFRGQFGSQSDVKRAIVTLEEGHRIDVTTGL
- the rplC gene encoding 50S ribosomal protein L3 — encoded protein: MRSGVIAQKVGMTRVFTETGEHIPVTVLKLGNCQVLGHRTTEKNGYVALQLGSGSRKSVYMPKAERGQFAVSKVEPKRKVTEFRVSQDALIPVGAEIQADHFVVGQFVDVTGTSEGKGFAGGMKRWNFGGLRATHGVSVSHRSIGSTGGRQDPGKTFKNKKMPGHMGVDRITTLNLRVVQTDVERGLILVEGAVPGSKGGWISVRDAVKKPLPKEAPKPGKFKVAGGSEQAAEAPAEQEGA